The Schizosaccharomyces pombe strain 972h- genome assembly, chromosome: I genome contains a region encoding:
- the pyp1 gene encoding protein tyrosine phosphatase Pyp1 produces MNFSNGSKSSTFTIAPSGSCIALPPQRGVATSKYAVHASCLQEYLDKEAWKDDTLIIDLRPVSEFSKSRIKGSVNLSLPATLIKRPAFSVARIISNLHDVDDKRDFQNWQEFSSILVCVPAWIANYVTNAEVIGEKFRKESYSGDFGILDLDYSKVSGKYPSVIDNSPVKSKLGALPSARPRLSYSAAQTAPISLSSEGSDYFSRPPPTPNVAGLSLNNFFCPLPENKDNKSSPFGSATVQTPCLHSVPDAFTNPDVATLYQKFLRLQSLEHQRLVSCSDRNSQWSTVDSLSNTSYKKNRYTDIVPYNCTRVHLKRTSPSELDYINASFIKTETSNYIACQGSISRSISDFWHMVWDNVENIGTIVMLGSLFEAGREMCTAYWPSNGIGDKQVYGDYCVKQISEENVDNSRFILRKFEIQNANFPSVKKVHHYQYPNWSDCNSPENVKSMVEFLKYVNNSHGSGNTIVHCSAGVGRTGTFIVLDTILRFPESKLSGFNPSVADSSDVVFQLVDHIRKQRMKMVQTFTQFKYVYDLIDSLQKSQVHFPVLT; encoded by the coding sequence atgaatttttcaaacgGTTCAAAATCGTCTACTTTTACAATTGCTCCTTCGGGTTCATGTATTGCTTTACCTCCTCAGCGGGGTGTAGCAACGAGTAAGTATGCTGTTCATGCTTCTTGCCTCCAAGAATATCTCGACAAGGAAGCTTGGAAGGATGACACATTGATCATCGACCTTCGTCCCGTATCCGAGTTTTCCAAATCTAGAATTAAGGGCTCCGTCAATCTTTCTTTACCTGCAACCTTAATTAAGCGTCCTGCCTTTTCGGTCGCGCGTATCATCAGCAATCTTCACGACGTCGACGACAAGAGAGATTTTCAAAACTGGCAAGAGTTTTCATCCATTCTTGTTTGTGTTCCTGCTTGGATTGCTAACTACGTAACGAACGCTGAGGTAATTGgtgaaaaatttagaaaagaatCCTATTCTGGTGACTTCGGTATTTTAGATTTAGACTATTCGAAAGTCTCGGGCAAGTATCCATCTGTGATTGACAACTCTCCtgtaaaaagtaaattagGTGCTTTGCCTAGCGCTCGCCCCAGATTGTCTTACTCTGCTGCTCAAACTGCTCCTATCTCTTTGTCCAGCGAAGGCTCCGATTACTTCTCTCGTCCTCCTCCCACTCCTAATGTTGCCGGTTTGTCtttaaataactttttctGTCCTCTACCTGAGAACAAGGACAACAAATCTTCTCCATTTGGCAGTGCTACAGTCCAGACACCCTGCTTACACAGTGTGCCCGATGCTTTTACCAATCCAGATGTTGCGACCCTCTACCAGAAGTTCTTGCGCCTGCAATCATTGGAGCATCAACGTCTAGTTTCTTGTTCGGATCGTAATTCTCAGTGGAGTACCGTTGATTCATTGAGTAATACATCGTATAAGAAAAACAGATATACCGACATTGTTCCTTACAATTGTACTCGTGTGCATTTGAAAAGAACTAGCCCTTCAGAGCTCGATTATATCAATGCTTCCTTTATCAAAACTGAAACTTCAAATTACATCGCTTGCCAAGGTTCTATTTCTCGTTCTATTAGCGATTTCTGGCACATGGTATGGGACAATGTGGAGAATATAGGCACTATTGTTATGCTTGGTTCATTGTTCGAGGCTGGCCGCGAAATGTGTACTGCATATTGGCCAAGTAATGGTATTGGAGATAAACAAGTGTATGGAGATTACTGTGTCAAACAAATTTCGGAGGAAAATGTCGATAATTCTCGATTCATTTTGCGAAAGTTTGAAATTCAGAATGCCAATTTTCCTTCAGTTAAAAAAGTACATCACTATCAATATCCTAATTGGTCTGATTGTAATTCTCCTGAAAACGTGAAATCTATGGTTGAGTTCTTAAAATATGTGAACAACTCTCACGGATCAGGAAATACTATTGTGCACTGCTCTGCCGGTGTTGGTCGGACAGGAACCTTTATTGTACTAGATACGATCCTACGCTTCCCAGAAAGCAAACTTTCTGGTTTCAATCCTTCTGTCGCCGATTCTTCAGACGTCGTTTTCCAGTTGGTTGATCATATCCGAAAGCAGCGGATGAAGATGGTTCAAACCTTCACACAATTTAAATATGTGTATGACTTGATCGATTCTTTGCAAAAATCTCAAGTTCATTTCCCGGTTTTAacatga